The Emys orbicularis isolate rEmyOrb1 chromosome 14, rEmyOrb1.hap1, whole genome shotgun sequence genome includes a region encoding these proteins:
- the LOC135888815 gene encoding cytochrome b-c1 complex subunit Rieske, mitochondrial has protein sequence MLSVAARAGPLAPYLSAAAHAVPGPLKPLVPGLVLQAEKLPLDPKRPVLCRESLSGRAPRGGLVATASLNAPASVRYIHNDVTVPDFSDYRRPDVLDKTKSSQDSSDARKGFSYLLTATTCVATAYAAKNVVTQFVSSMSASADVLAMSKIEIKLSEIPEGKNMAFKWRGKPLFVRHRTQKEINQEAEVQLTELRDPQHDLDRVKKPEWVILVGVCTHLGCVPIANAGDFGGYYCPCHGSHYDASGRIRKGPAPANLEVPYYEFASDDLVIVG, from the exons ATGTTGTCCGTGGCCGCCCGCGCCGGCCCCTTGGCTCCGTACCTGTCGGCCGCGGCGCACGCCGTGCCGGGCCCGCTGAAGCCGCTGGTGCCGGGGCTGGTGCTGCAGGCCGAGAAGCTGCCGCTGGACCCGAAGCGGCCTGTGCTGTGCCGGGAATCGCTGAGCGGCCGAGCGCCCCGCGGAGGCCTCGTCGCCACCGCCAGCCTCAACG CTCCAGCTAGCGTTCGGTACATCCACAATGATGTCACAGTACCTGACTTCTCTGACTACCGTCGCCCAGATGTGTTAGATAAAACAAAATCTTCTCAAGATAGCAGCGATGCTAGGAAAGGGTTTTCCTATCTTCTGACCGCAACAACATGTGTAGCCACTGCATATGCTGCTAAGAATGTTGTCACCCAGTTTGTTTCCAGCATGAGTGCTTCTGCTGATGTGTTGGCAATGTCAAAAATTGAGATCAAGTTGTCTGAAATTCCAGAAGGCAAGAATATGGCTTTCAAGTGGAGAGGGAAACCCCTTTTTGTGCGTCACAGAACCCAGAAGGAGATTAATCAGGAAGCTGAAGTACAATTGACTGAACTAAGAGATCCACAGCATGATTTAGACAGAGTAAAAAAACCAGAATGGGTTATACTGGTAGGTGTCTGTACTCATCTTGGTTGTGTACCCATTGCAAATGCTGGAGATTTTGGTGGTTATTATTGTCCTTGCCATGGGTCGCACTATGATGCATCTGGCAGAATTAGAAAAGGTCCTGCTCCAGCCAACCTTGAGGTTCCATATTATGAATTTGCTTCTGATGACTTAGTTATTGTTGGTTAA